The DNA segment ggcgctcttaccatgattcgatgggtaagtcggaaattgttgttccgagtcacaaggagttgtgagcccacgactagctgtatccctgaaccattgagggttacacaagtaatggattactaatccccgttgagatagttaaatttaaagagttaaatttaatgaaagagaagttggatttCTAAACTAAagagagtggaatttcctaaaatgacatagggatgggtatttttggaaatcactgaattcgaattcagaaaaattatcttgactttaaaaggtgcagaaatggtttctgtgcacattggtgaaatcagtttatcaatcggattcatgatgaattttatattaatttctataataacaggcttggcttgttgggcttaagttatggattatgggccctaaggagttagtgttctaatagacatataaattaatccagtctagaaattataaatatatatgtatgtaattttcgaaaataaaacaattgaagtcttgcaattttcgaaaatcacatctAAATATTaaaaggaatttttgaaaatttgagagAGTGTCTCAAGAGAATTTTCAAAATCCcttctcctttttgagagaattcagtttgtgatttttatgaaaaattatattctgaattgacagatcaaatctgtttaatctcttcgataaacatctgattgatttctagtgaaatCAATCATAGGGTTTCAGTTGAttgagcaagtcatcagttcctgggatttacaacaagagcagatttaatctgttggagtccataatcaagccatagcttgaagaggtaaaatattaattgttattattattttacttgcataatttaatcgttaggatttgatacccatgatatggaatcgttccatataaaaataaaataaaatttaaacttccgctgcaccggatatcagaTCTATGATCCGAGAACGGGTGTTCCAATAGGTATTCTCTTCGTCATTCTGCGACCGGGCTGACTACGCACAGAAGGAGCTTGGATTATATCGGATTCAGCAACACATGACTCACTGATTTCAAAGGTTGGGATAGGATTAATATGTCCTTTGTACGCAGCGCGATACGCTTCGATCTTGAAATACTTGTCACAAAAATCATACACAGGCAGATTTCGCCTCAATGGCAGAAATGGCGTGCTTGCACGGAATCTTATTGATCTGCCAAACTCTACATGAACAAGTCATATCCACTAAATCCACGACAAATGACTTTTCACCATCAACTACCTCAAACTTCCAATCACACGAACGCTGAACTCTTAATGTTCGGGATTCCATATTTGCGCTTACAACAGACTTTTCTtttcttggacttaattccttgGTCATGCGTAGAGTTGAATCACGTCGTCGGTgcatcattttcattttctgCACGCGTATGTGATCAACCATAGCAACAATAGGCAGATGACGAGCTGACCTAACACAACTATTCCAACACTCGGCTATATTGTTATTTATAACACCCCATCTATTGCCAACAAACAATGCATTGGCCCAACTCTGTGGATCAGAATTTATAATAAACCCTCTGGCAAGTGGCATTGActctaatatattgtttatatgttgcTCGTACTCTTGAAAAGACGGAGCATACACAACTTTCTTGAATACCAA comes from the Henckelia pumila isolate YLH828 chromosome 1, ASM3356847v2, whole genome shotgun sequence genome and includes:
- the LOC140874442 gene encoding uncharacterized protein; translation: MPLARGFIINSDPQSWANALFVGNRWGVINNNIAECWNSCVRSARHLPIVAMVDHIRVQKMKMMHRRRDSTLRMTKELSPRKEKSVVSANMESRTLRVQRSCDWKFEVVDGEKSFVVDLVDMTCSCRVWQINKIPCKHAISAIEAKSACV